One Ignavibacterium album JCM 16511 genomic region harbors:
- the xth gene encoding exodeoxyribonuclease III, with translation MKAIRLYSWNVNGIRAVHKKGFVDWVLKENPDILCLQETKAHPDQLPKELISINGYQSFFSSSKVKKGYSGVAVYSKLNPVDVKYGFDIPRFDDEGRTLILDYKEFILFNIYFPNGKMSDERLKYKLDFYDAFLEYAKKLIQQGRKIIVCGDVNTAHKEIDLARPKENEKTSGFLPIERQWIDKFLANGFVDTFRMFNDQPGNYTWWDMQTRARERNVGWRIDYFFVSESFKNNLKNSFILSDVMGSDHCPIGVEILTDTAN, from the coding sequence ATGAAAGCTATTCGACTGTATTCCTGGAATGTTAATGGTATTCGTGCCGTTCACAAAAAAGGTTTTGTTGATTGGGTATTGAAAGAAAATCCTGATATTCTTTGTTTGCAGGAAACAAAAGCGCATCCGGATCAGTTACCAAAAGAATTAATTTCGATAAATGGTTATCAATCTTTCTTTTCATCTTCAAAAGTTAAAAAGGGTTATAGTGGCGTTGCAGTTTATTCTAAATTAAATCCTGTTGATGTTAAATATGGTTTTGATATTCCCAGATTTGATGATGAAGGAAGAACGCTTATTCTAGACTACAAAGAATTTATCTTGTTTAACATTTATTTTCCGAATGGCAAAATGTCGGATGAAAGATTAAAGTATAAATTGGATTTCTATGATGCTTTTCTTGAATATGCTAAAAAACTGATACAGCAGGGAAGGAAAATAATTGTTTGTGGAGATGTGAACACTGCACACAAAGAAATTGATCTTGCACGACCAAAAGAAAATGAAAAAACATCCGGCTTTCTTCCGATCGAAAGACAATGGATTGATAAATTTTTAGCAAATGGTTTTGTGGATACATTCAGAATGTTTAATGATCAACCGGGAAATTATACCTGGTGGGATATGCAAACCAGGGCTCGTGAGAGAAATGTCGGCTGGAGAATTGACTACTTTTTTGTCTCGGAAAGTTTTAAAAACAATTTGAAAAATTCTTTTATTCTTTCTGATGTAATGGGTTCTGATCATTGTCCAATCGGTGTAGAAATTCTTACCGATACAGCCAATTGA
- a CDS encoding protein-disulfide reductase DsbD domain-containing protein: MKLFRIFLLVICTVYLQAQSNSAVEASADIVFYSFDSVNDTLINAGILVSLEKDWHIYWRNSGDSGIPTSFEIELPENFSLTELKWPVPKIFEFEGYASYGYENKVLFPFQIILPTERILNSFPIKVKLKSLICKDVCKPFNTEVSKVFDLNSNYQSSTEIKELFENTLNHIPEKNFFIDIDAKEIADKVLMNITSQRLNLKKIKTLHFIPYENGIFRNSLTQNFKWNNESIQLEIEYDQFKTKTPELIGGILLLEISSEEGVKKVGYEISVKLN, encoded by the coding sequence ATGAAGCTCTTTAGAATTTTCTTATTAGTGATTTGTACTGTATATCTTCAAGCCCAATCTAATTCTGCTGTTGAGGCAAGTGCTGATATTGTGTTTTATTCATTTGACTCTGTAAATGATACTTTGATTAATGCAGGAATCTTAGTTTCTTTGGAAAAAGATTGGCACATCTACTGGCGAAATTCCGGTGACAGCGGCATACCAACTTCATTTGAGATTGAATTGCCAGAAAATTTCAGTTTAACAGAATTAAAATGGCCTGTTCCAAAAATATTTGAGTTTGAAGGTTATGCTAGCTATGGTTATGAAAACAAAGTATTATTTCCATTTCAAATAATATTGCCCACTGAAAGAATATTAAATTCATTTCCAATCAAAGTAAAACTTAAATCACTTATTTGTAAAGATGTGTGTAAACCGTTCAATACAGAAGTTAGTAAGGTATTTGATTTGAATTCTAATTATCAATCTTCGACAGAGATAAAGGAACTTTTTGAAAATACCCTTAACCATATACCTGAAAAAAATTTTTTTATTGATATTGATGCAAAAGAAATTGCAGACAAAGTTTTAATGAATATTACATCTCAAAGATTAAATCTTAAAAAAATTAAAACCTTACACTTTATTCCTTATGAAAATGGAATTTTCAGAAATAGTCTTACTCAGAACTTCAAGTGGAATAATGAATCCATTCAACTTGAAATCGAATATGATCAATTCAAAACAAAAACTCCTGAATTAATTGGAGGAATTCTTCTATTGGAAATTTCATCGGAAGAAGGTGTTAAAAAAGTTGGATACGAAATCAGTGTAAAACTAAACTAA